The Zingiber officinale cultivar Zhangliang chromosome 10A, Zo_v1.1, whole genome shotgun sequence genome contains a region encoding:
- the LOC122026291 gene encoding glutamate synthase 1 [NADH], chloroplastic isoform X2, which yields MRIVGHNGEINTLRGNVNWMKAREGLLKCKELGLSKNEMKKLLPIVDASSSDSGAFDGVLELLVRAGRSLPEAVMMMIPEAWQNDKNMDPDRKALYEYFSALMEPWDGPALISFTDGRYLGATLDRNGLRPGRFYITHSGRVIMASEVGVVDIPPAEVARKGRLNPGMMLLVDFENHSVVDDEALKKQYSQARPYGEWLGRQKICLEDIVNSIPKSERIPPSIYGTAQSQTLDEDMDNMGLRGLLTPLKAFGYTVEALEMLLLPMAKDATEALGSMGNDAPLAVMSNREKLSFEYFKQMFAQVTNPPIDPIREKIVTSMECMIGPEGDLTETTEEQCHRLSLKGPLLSINEMEAMKKMNYRGWRSKVLDITYAKQQGRKGLEETLDRICLEARSAIHQGYTTLVLSDRGVSSDRVAVSSLLAVGAVHQHLVSTLERTQVGLLIESAEPREVHHFCTLVGFGADAICPYLAIEAIWRLQIDGKIPPKEDGEFHSREDLVKKYFKASNYGMMKVLAKMGISTLASYKGAQIFEGLGLSSEVIQKCFKGTPSRVEGATFEMLAGDALRLHELAFPTRSLPLCSADALPNPGDYHWRKGGEIHLNDPLAIAKLQEAARANSVAAYKEYSRRIQELNRACNLRGILKFKDDTEKIPLDEVEPASEIVKRFCTGAMSYGSISLEAHTTLAIAMNRIGGKSNTGEGGEQPSRMEPLQDGSRNPKRSAIKQVASGRFGVTSYYLSEADELQIKMAQGAKPGEGGELPGHKVIGDIAVTRNSTAGVGLISPPPHHDIYSIEDLAQLIFDLKNSNPGARISVKLVSEAGVGVVASGVVKGHADHVLISGHDGGTGASRWTGIKNAGLPWELGLAETHQTLVANNLRGRTVLQTDGQLKTGRDVAIAALLGAEEFGFSTAPLITLGCIMMRKCHKNTCPVGIATQDPVLREKFAGEPEHVINFFFMLAEEVREIMSQLGFQTMTEMVGRADMLEIDTEVASSNEKLRNIDLSLLLRPASDIRPGAAQYCIQKQDHGLDMVLDQKLISSSKAALEKGLPVYIETAVCNLNRAVGTMLSHEVSKLYKLKGLPTDSVHIKLFGSAGQSLGAFLCAGITLELEGDSNDYVGKGLSGGKIVVYPPRESQFDPKENIVIGNVALYGATNGEAYFNGMAAERFCVRNSGARAVVEGVGDHGCEYMTGGTVVILGTTGRNFAAGMSGGVAYVFDVDGMFQTRCNPELVDLEKVEDEEDITTLRMMIQQHQRHTSSVLAREILSDFESLLPKFVKVFPRDYRRVLQKIKEEQNLKESEEQEEKELMEKDAFEELKKLAAASLIAKEEDLAAAKRPTQVDNAVKHRGFIAYERQGIPYRDPNDRIKDWKEVANELKPGPLMKTQSARCMDCGTPFCHQENSGCPLGNKIPEFNELVHQNRWREALDRLLETNNFPEFTGRVCPAPCEGSCVLGIIENPVSIKSIECAIIDKAFEEGWMVPRPPQKRTGKRVAIVGSGPAGLAAADQLNKMGHLVTVYERADRIGGLMMYGVPNMKADKVEIVQRRVDLMTKEGVNFVVNANVGTDHKFSLDHLHSQNNAIVLATGATKPRDLPVPGRELSGVHFAMEFLHANTKSLLDSNLQDGKYLSAQGKKVIVIGGGDTGTDCIATSIRHGCTNIVNLELLPEPPQKRAPGNPWPQWPRIFRVDYGHQEATSKFGKDPRTYEVLTKRFVGDENGVVKGLELVRVRWGKDSSGKFQFEEIKGSEETIEADLVLLAMGFLGPESTIADRLGLERDNRSNFKAQYGHFATSVDGVFAAGDCRRGQSLVVWAINEGRQAAAQVDKYLMKDVGTSSDDSLFVSSEDLVQKVTV from the exons ATGCGAATCGTGGGACACAATGGAGAAATCAACACATTGCGAGGCAATGTGAATTG GATGAAGGCACGCGAAGGATTGTTGAAGTGCAAGGAACTAGGCTTGTCAAAGAATGAAATGAAGAAACTTTTGCCAATTGTTGATGCTAGCTCATCTGATTCTG GGGCATTTGATGGTGTCCTTGAGCTTTTGGTTCGTGCCGGTAGAAGTCTTCCTGAAGCTGTTATGATGATGATACCTGAGGCATGGCAGAATGATAAGAACATGGATCCTGATAGAAAAGCTCTCTATGAATATTTCTCAGCTCTCATGGAGCCCTGGGATGGACCTGCTCTCATATCTT TTACAGATGGTCGTTATCTTGGAGCAACATTGGATCGTAATGGTCTGAGACCTGGACGTTTTTACATAACTCATAGTGGTCGTGTTATCATGGCTAGTGAAGTAGGTGTCGTAGACATTCCTCCAGCTGAAGTAGCAAGGAAAGGAAGGCTTAACCCCGGGATGATGTTGCTAGTGGATTTTGAAAATCATAGTGTTGTCGATGATGAGGCACTTAAGAAGCAATACTCACAAGCTAGACCATATGGAGAATGGCTTGGGAGACAGAAGATTTGCCTTGAAGACATTGTTAATTCTATCCCTAAAAGTGAAAGAATTCCTCCAAGCATCTATGGAACTGCACAA TCTCAAACTCTTGATGAGGACATGGATAACATGGGACTTCGTGGTCTTCTGACACCCCTCAAAGCCTTTGG CTATACTGTTGAAGCATTGGAAATGCTGCTGCTGCCAATGGCAAAAGATGCTACTGAAGCATTAGGTTCCATGGGAAATGATGCTCCCTTGGCTGTGATGTCAAATAGAGAGAAACTTAGCTTTGAATACTTCAAGCAGATGTTTGCACAAGTTACAAATCCTCCAATTGATCCGATTCGAGAGAAAATAGTTACATCCATGGAGTGTATGATTGGCCCTGAAGGGGATCTTACAGAAACCACTGAAGAGCAGTGCCATCGTCTGTCATTGAAGGGGCCTCTTCTATCCATTAATGAAATGGAAGCTATGAAAAAGATGAACTACAGAGGTTGGCGCAGCAAAGTACTAGACATCACATATGCAAAACAGCAAGGCCGAAAGGGTTTGGAGGAAACCTTGGATAGGATTTGTTTGGAAGCTCGTTCTGCTATCCATCAGGGTTATACAACTCTTGTGTTGTCTGACAGAG GTGTTTCTTCTGACCGTGTTGCTGTAAGCTCCCTCCTGGCGGTTGGTGCTGTCCATCAACATCTAGTCTCTACACTTGAGAGGACACAGGTAGGATTGCTGATTGAATCTGCTGAGCCCCGTGAAGTGCATCATTTCTGTACTCTTGTTGGGTTTGGAGCAGATGCTATCTGCCCATATTTGGCCATAGAAGCAATTTGGCGGTTGCAAATTGATGGCAAAATCCCTCCTAAAGAAGACGGAGAATTCCATTCAAGGGAGGATCTTGTTAAGAAATACTTTAAAGCAAGCAACTATGGAATGATGAAGGTTCTTGCCAAAATGGGGATATCCACCCTAGCATCTTACAAGGGTGCACAGATTTTTGAAGGTCTAGGACTTTCTTCTGAGGTTATACAGAAATGCTTCAAAGGAACACCAAGTAGAGTTGAAGGTGCAACATTTGAAATGCTTGCTGGAGATGCACTCCGTCTTCATGAGTTGGCATTTCCAACCAGGTCATTACCACTCTGTAGTGCTGACGCATTACCTAATCCTGGGGATTACCATTGGAGAAAAGGAGGTGAAATTCACCTTAATGATCCCCTTGCAATAGCTAAGTTGCAAGAGGCAGCCAGAGCTAACAGTGTTGCAGCATACAAAGAATACTCCAGGCGTATACAGGAGCTGAATAGGGCTTGCAACCTTCGTGGAATACTGAAGTTTAAAGATGACACTGAGAAGATTCCTTTGGACGAGGTTGAACCTGCTAGTGAGATTGTCAAACGCTTTTGCACTGGAGCTATGAGTTATGGTTCAATATCATTGGAAGCACATACTACCCTTGCAATTGCAATGAATAGAATTGGAGGCAAATCTAATACTG GTGAGGGAGGCGAGCAACCTTCTCGTATGGAGCCTCTGCAGGATGGTTCGAGGAATCCAAAGAGGAGTGCTATTAAACAAGTTGCAAGTGGTAGGTTTGGAGTAACAAGCTACTACCTGAGTGAAGCTGATGAACTCCAGATAAAGATGGCTCAG GGAGCCAAGCCAGGCGAGGGAGGTGAACTTCCAGGCCATAAAGTTATTGGTGATATTGCTGTCACAAGAAATTCCACTGCTGGTGTTGGTCTTATTAGTCCTCCACCACACCATGATATATACTCGATTGAAGATCTTGCGCAGCTTATTTTCgaccttaag AACTCAAATCCTGGCGCTAGAATCAGTGTTAAGCTAGTCTCCGAGGCTGGTGTTGGTGTAGTTGCCAGTGGTGTAGTAAAAGGACATGCAGACCATGTTTTGATATCTGGGCATGATGGAGGCACAGGAGCTTCTCGTTGGACTGGCATAAAAAATGCTGGTCTTCCCTGGGAGCTTGGATTGGCTGAGACACACCAAACTCTAGTGGCAAATAACCTGCGTGGGCGAACAGTTTTGCAAACAGATGGGCAGTTAAAGACGGGAAGAGATGTTGCAATCGCAGCACTACTTGGTGCAGAAGAGTTTGGTTTTAGCACTGCACCTCTGATAACTCTTGGCTGCATCATGATGCGGAAGTGTCACAAAAATACTTGCCCTGTCGGAATTGCCACACAAGATCCTGTTCTTCGTGAAAAATTTGCTGGGGAACCTGAACatgttataaattttttctttatgTTGGCAGAGGAAGTCCGTGAAATAATGTCTCAATTGGGCTTTCAGACCATGACTGAGATGGTTGGTCGTGCCGACATGCTTGAGATTGATACAGAAGTGGCTAGCAGCAATGAGAAATTGAGAAATATCGATCTTTCATTGCTTCTTAGGCCTGCATCTGATATTCGGCCTGGAGCGGCTCAATATTGCATTCAGAAGCAAGATCATGGACTGGACATGGTATTAGATCAGAAGCTTATCTCTTCATCAAAAGCTGCTCTTGAAAAAGGCTTGCCTGTTTATATTGAGACAGCAGTTTGCAATTTAAACCGTGCTGTTGGTACCATGCTTAGCCATGAGGTCTCTAAACTTTATAAATTGAAAGGGTTGCCTACAGATTCAGTCCATATTAAGCTATTTGGAAGTGCTGGTCAGAGTCTGGGAGCTTTTCTCTGCGCTGGAATTACACTTGAGCTTGAAGGTGACAGCAATGACTATGTTGGGAAAGGATTATCTGGTGGCAAAATTGTAGTTTATCCACCAAGAGAAAGCCAATTTGATCCAAAAGAAAATATTGTCATTGGTAATGTTGCATTATATGGTGCCACAAATGGGGAGGCCTATTTCAATGGAATGGCTGCTGAGAGATTTTGTGTCCGTAACTCAGGTGCTAGAGCAGTTGTTGAAGGTGTTGGTGATCATGGTTGTGAGTATATGACTGGTGGTACTGTTGTTATTCTTGGGACAACTGGGAGAAACTTTGCTGCTGGCATGAGTGGTGGAGTTGCTTATGTTTTTGATGTGGATGGGATGTTTCAGACACGATGCAATCCTGAGTTGGTTGATCTTGAAAAGGTTGAGGATGAAGAAGACATCACAACATTGAGAATGATGATTCAACAACACCAACGCCATACAAGCAGCGTTCTGGCAAGGGAAATcctttctgatttcgaatctctACTGCCCAAATTTGTGAAAGTCTTTCCAAGGGATTATAGGAGGGTTCTTCAGAAAATAAAAGAAGAACAAAATCTCAAAGAATCtgaagagcaagaagaaaaagaactgaTGGAGAAGGATGCATTTGAAGAACTCAAGAAACTGGCTGCAGCATCTTTGATTGCAAAG GAAGAGGATTTGGCTGCAGCAAAAAGGCCAACACAGGTAGACAATGCTGTCAAGCATCGAGGTTTTATTGCTTATGAGCGACAAGGTATTCCATATAGGGATCCTAATGATCGAATCAAAGATTGGAAAGAAGTTGCTAATGAGTTGAAGCCTGGGCCACTGATGAAAACACAGTCCGCTCGCTGCATGGACTGTGGGACTCCTTTTTGTCATCAG GAAAACTCTGGGTGCCCACTTGGAAACAAAATACCTGAATTTAATGAACTGGTTCATCAAAATAGGTGGCGTGAAGCATTGGATCGACTTCTCGAGACAAATAACTTTCCAGAATTTACTGGCCGAGTCTGCCCTGCTCCTTGTGAAGGGTCATGTGTTCTTGGCATCATTGAGAACCCAGTTTCTATTAAAAGTATAGAGTGTGCAATCATAGACAAAGCATTTGAAGAAGGATGGATGGTCCCTCGTCCTCCACAAAAAAGAACGGG AAAGAGAGTTGCCATTGTTGGTAGCGGTCCAGCTGGACTTGCTGCTGCTGATCAGCTAAATAAAATGGGTCATTTGGTCACTGTTTATGAGCGTGCTGACCGAATTGGAGGACTTATGATGTATGGTGTTCCAAACATGAAGGCTGACAAGGTTGAGATAGTTCAACGCCGTGTGGACCTAATGACCAAGGAAGGTGTTAATTTTGTGGTAAATGCTAATGTTGGAACAGACCATAAGTtctcccttgaccatctccattCTCAGAATAATGCAATAGTCTTGGCTACTGGAGCTACTAAGCCAAG GGATCTTCCTGTTCCTGGACGAGAACTCTCTGGAGTTCATTTTGCAATGGAATTTCTCCATGCTAACACTAAAAGCCTGCTCGATAGCAATCTACAGGATGGTAAGTATTTGTCGGCTCAAGGGAAGAAAGTGATTGTGATTGGTGGAGGAGATACAGGAACGGATTGTATTGCAACATCCATTCGACATGGCTGTACAAACATTGTGAACCTAGAACTTCTACCTGAGCCACCTCAGAAAAGAGCACCAGGAAATCCATGGCCACAG tGGCCTCGTATTTTCCGCGTAGATTATGGCCATCAAGAAGCAACGTCCAAGTTTGGAAAAGACCCACGGACATACGAAGTACTGACCAAGCGATTTGTGGGAGATGAAAATGGAGTAGTGAAGGGCCTTGAGTTGGTCCGTGTCCGTTGGGGAAAGGATAGCAGTGGGAAATTCCAGTTCGAGGAAATCAAGGGCTCCGAGGAGACTATAGAAGCTGATCTGGTTCTCTTAGCTATGGGTTTTCTTGGTCCAGAATCG ACGATTGCTGATCGATTGGGTCTAGAGCGAGACAACAGATCCAACTTCAAGGCGCAGTATGGTCATTTTGCAACCAGCGTAGATGGAGTTTTTGCAGCTGGGGACTGCCGGCGAGGCCAGTCACTGGTGGTTTGGGCCATCAATGAGGGCCGGCAAGCTGCTGCACAGGTGGACAAATATCTAATGAAAGATGTGGGCACTAGTAGTGATGACAGCCTTTTTGTTTCCAGTGAGGATTTAGTCCAGAAAGTAACTGTTTAA